The Clostridia bacterium genomic interval TATAAAGCTTCACCGATAAAAAGAACGCCGCAAAAAACACCGCGACCACGATAATAAGCCACATGATAAAACGTGCCGCGCCTCTTTTCATTTGTTTTCTCCTCCTTTATGTTCATGCGCACTTTTCGCGCCTTATTCGTCTGCCGAAATAAGCCTTCCCAAATAAAAGCTGTATATGTACGACTCGGCGCACCGCTTGCCGAAGACCTCCGACACCGCCCTTTTGTAAACGTCAAGCTGTCCCTTGTAGCGCCGCTTTAAAAGCGCGGCGTCTTTTGTGCGGTCCGTCTTAAAATCGATAAGCACGCACCGCCCCTCTTCGTCCTCAAAAAAGCAGTCGATAACGCCCTGCACCATTACGTCGGCTCCGCCGAAAGGCACGTCGTAAAAATCGGCCGCGTCCGCCGACATGAAAAACCGCTTCTCGCGGAAGACGCGCCGCGCGTTTTTCATGCGTTTTGATATCGGCGTTTCAAAAAAGCGCCAAAGCATGTCGATATCCAAAAGCTCCGCGTCGCTTTCCGTCATTTTGCCCGACTGCACGAGCGTTGCCGCCTGATCCTTTATGTCGCTTTTTTCTTTAACGGTCGAAAAATCGACAAGCTCCATAAAAAGATGCATGGCCGTTCCTCTCTTTCGCGGCTCGTCCTCTTTTTTTCTTTTCTCAAAAGAAGCGCCCTCTTTCGGATCAATCGTCTCCTTTACGTATTCCGGCTCGCCGTAAGGCTTTTCCACCTCTAGAAAACGTCCCTTTATCTCCGTTGCGGAAAGCTTTGCCGGAGTGGACGAGAAAGCCGAATACGGATACTTAAACGAAAGCCTTTCGCGGATCTTCTGCACGTCGCTTTTCGGCTCTTCTTTTAAGGCGGGCGTCTCCTTTAAGGGGGGCGCGTCGTCAGAGTCCGCGTCTCTAAGAAGCGTTACCTCTATTTCGCCGCCCGTTGAAAGCTTTAGCGTCGTTTTTTTGTCATACTCCAACATGTCCGCCTTATATATTTTAAATCCTCTTACGAGAAAATCAAGATATGACGACGATTTTAAAGTAAAATATCCGCGCCTCGCGTCTTCTGCCGCATTCAAAAGCTCGCGATCGCGATATATATTAGTGCTCGTTCCGATGAGTATCAGCTTTTCCTGCGCGCGCGTCATCGCAACGTAGAGCGTGCGCATCTCTTCCGCTATGACGCGCCGCCTCATTTTTTCTTTCAGCGCAAGCTTTGATACGAGGGGATAATATATAAGGCGCTCCTTATCAAAAAAGTCGCATCCGAAGCCGAGCTCCCCGTCGAAAAGCACGGGCTCGGCAGTATCTCTCATATTGAACCGCTTGTCAAGGCCCGCTATTATGCACACGGGAAATTCAAGCCCCTTCGATCTGTGTATGCTCATTATCTTTACCGTGCCTTCGCCTTCGTCCTGCGCGCGCCCGGCGGATATCTCTATCTTGTTCTCTATAAGGTAGTCTATATATAATATGAAGTTAAAAAGCCCGCTGTAATGCGACTTTTCATATTCGAAGGCGATACTTTGGAGAGTGTCGAGCTTGCCTATCCGCGCATCTGCGCCGCCCAGTCCCCGGATCATCGCCTTTATCATCGTTGTTTCATATATATAGTCTAAAAACTCCGGCGCGCTCATATCGCCCGACACAAGGCGCGCCTTTTTTATATAGGAAAGCATTGCGGCGCACTTTTCGTTTCCCGAAAGCGCCGCCTCATGTGCCGCCATGTAAAGCGGCGCGTCTTTTTTTTGCAGGCGTATCGCCATTATCTCGTCGTCAGAAAAGCCGAAAACGGGCGAACGCATCACCGACGCGAGCGGTATATCGTAAAGGGGATTGTCTATGCATCTTAAAAGCGCGAGAACGAAAAGCACGTCGGGGTCTGAAAAAAAGTCCTCCTTGCTCTGCGAATTTACGGGTATGCCCTCTTTTTGAAAGACTCTTTCAAACACCGTGGCCGTGGGGTTTACCGAGCGAAGAAGCACGGCGAAGTCGCCGTATCCGGCGGGGCGGTGCGTGCGCGTCTTTACGTCGAACACTTCGGCTCTCTCCCGCATCATCGAGCGTATGAGCCTTGCCGCAAGGCGCGCCTCCTGTTCCTCCTTTGATATGTCGTCCTCGCCGCCGAAATCGTCGCTTTCGCTTTCGTATTCTTCGCTTTTTTCCTTCTTTTCCTGTTGGATGATATAGAGCTCTGTATTTAAGGCGCGCCTGTCCTCTTTATAAAGATCGCTCTCTTTTAAAAATTCATCGCGCGTATAGTCAAGCTCGCCCGCATAAGACGACATTATCTCGGAAAATACGGCGTTCACCGAAGAAAGCGTCTCGCCGTGGCTTCGGAAATTCGTTGAAAGCAGTATGAGCGCGTTTTTTTCGGCGCTTTCGTCTCTGTTGAATGATTTGTATTTTTTTAAGAAGATCCCGGGGTCCGCCTGCCTGAATCCGTAGATGCTCTGCTTTACGTCGCCCACCATAAAAAGGTT includes:
- the addA gene encoding helicase-exonuclease AddAB subunit AddA, with the translated sequence MAGNWTDEQRRAIESRAAGILVSAAAGSGKTTVLVERIIRKILDGGDTERMLVSTFTNAAAASMREKIYKALKDEHAKNPADPHIRRQLTMVYGADIGTIHSFCSRLIRSSFFEAGVAPDFKLMSDDEARIMKARVMSRTLDELFEEGGKDFTAAAEMFVRKNSDKRFSALLLGIYEKLIALPFYEDKLKDAALLCEAGEGGDIGKTVFGRELISSLQMTVSAYQKVYATLSPDLERSEKYGGVFSGDMRLLSALSKEDITWDEVCDILHEAKFSRLPQKNKKSSDDLHEGHHERYKAVRDALKKDIEKQRKDVFTDKSASLFSDLINMAPAVRGLSAAISAFVKNYREEKDGAGALDFNDLEQTALSLLWRKGEGGLEKTELAAAMSQRYDEIFIDEYQDLNNIQELIFGAISRGDGENLFMVGDVKQSIYGFRQADPGIFLKKYKSFNRDESAEKNALILLSTNFRSHGETLSSVNAVFSEIMSSYAGELDYTRDEFLKESDLYKEDRRALNTELYIIQQEKKEKSEEYESESDDFGGEDDISKEEQEARLAARLIRSMMRERAEVFDVKTRTHRPAGYGDFAVLLRSVNPTATVFERVFQKEGIPVNSQSKEDFFSDPDVLFVLALLRCIDNPLYDIPLASVMRSPVFGFSDDEIMAIRLQKKDAPLYMAAHEAALSGNEKCAAMLSYIKKARLVSGDMSAPEFLDYIYETTMIKAMIRGLGGADARIGKLDTLQSIAFEYEKSHYSGLFNFILYIDYLIENKIEISAGRAQDEGEGTVKIMSIHRSKGLEFPVCIIAGLDKRFNMRDTAEPVLFDGELGFGCDFFDKERLIYYPLVSKLALKEKMRRRVIAEEMRTLYVAMTRAQEKLILIGTSTNIYRDRELLNAAEDARRGYFTLKSSSYLDFLVRGFKIYKADMLEYDKKTTLKLSTGGEIEVTLLRDADSDDAPPLKETPALKEEPKSDVQKIRERLSFKYPYSAFSSTPAKLSATEIKGRFLEVEKPYGEPEYVKETIDPKEGASFEKRKKEDEPRKRGTAMHLFMELVDFSTVKEKSDIKDQAATLVQSGKMTESDAELLDIDMLWRFFETPISKRMKNARRVFREKRFFMSADAADFYDVPFGGADVMVQGVIDCFFEDEEGRCVLIDFKTDRTKDAALLKRRYKGQLDVYKRAVSEVFGKRCAESYIYSFYLGRLISADE